The genomic region GTGATCGCCGTAGGGCCCCTCGGGCGCTCGCGCCGTGGCCGACACCGTGCCCTCGAGAATAATCTCCGCATTGGTTGGAATTGGCATCGGGACTGTCAAGGCAGGGGTCACCTCTGTCCTCGCAGATCGCAGGAGGCCTGCAAAATTGATCTCGCTCACGCCTTCCGGAAGGGGCATGACCGCCGAAAGAATACTGACGGGGTCCGCACCGATTGCGATCGTGACCGGCATGTCCAAGCCTTTGCGCTGCCAGGCTCGATGATGTTTCGCTCCGCCGCGATGATCCAGCCAGCGCATAATGAGTGAGCGTTGATCACGCACCTGCATCCGGTATATTCCGACATTGATATCGGACGGATCGTCCGGGCAGCACGTGATCACCATCGGCCAGGTGACGAGCGGTGCCGGCTCGCACGGCCAGCACCATTGGATCGGAAGCAGCGAAAGATCCACCTCCTCTGCCGTGCGTATCATCACCTGCGCCGGCGACCTTGCCCGGCGCTTGGGCCGCATCGACATCGCCCTTTGCACAAGCGGCAGCTTGTCCCAGGCCTCCCGAATACTCTTCGGCGGTGTCGGCCGATGCAATTCGCCCAGCATATCGCCGAGGTTAGCCAGACCTCCGGCCTGGAGCCCGAAGCCGAGCTCAATCCTTTCCCTGGTGCCGAAGAGATTGACGAGAACAGGAATGTCCTTCGTCCGGCCGGACGCATCGATCGGCGTCTCGAACAGCAAGGCCGGACCGTTTTCTTCGATGGACCTCCGGTGGATATCGGCCATCTCGTGGACGAGGGAAACCGGCTCGCTGATACGCCGGAGCAGGTTGCGCCGTTCAAGGGCGAGCGCAAAGCTTTGGAGGTCTGGAAATGTGGCAACGGCAGAGGCGCGTGTATTCATCCCCATGCCATCGGCAAAAAAATCCGGCCTGTCTTTGAGATGGCGCAAATACCGACCGATCAGCCGGGGCTAAACCGGTTCCCGCTACCAATGAGGCGCGCCCATGTTTTTCCGACCACGGCTGATGGCTTCCCTGCACGCGGTTCCTTTACCGCTTGTTCAGGGCGTCTCGGCTTTCCTGTTAAGACAGATCCTCGAACGGCATTCAGGACTCTTAGATCGGCTGGGAGCCTTCAAGGAAACGCGATTTGCGTTTGTTCCGACGGATTTGCCCTTTTGCTTTCTGGTCGATCCGGCCCGCACGACGATAAAAGCGTTCCGAAAGCGCCACACTATTGCGGCAGATGCGACTGTCGAAGGCCCGCTAGCGCTCCTGCTGGCGCTGGCGGAGGGGCGCGTTGATGGCGATGCGGTGTTCTTTTCGCGCCGCCTGACGGTAACGGGCGATATGGAAAGCGTCCTTGCCCTTCGAAACGCACTCGATGACTGCGATATCGACGTCACCGAAATGATCGCCAAGGCCGCCGGACCTCTTCGCCCGATGCTGAAGTCATTGATGGTTTCGCTCCGCAAGCAGGCCCTGACGTCGGAGGGGCTCTCATGGAACTGATCTGTCCCGCAGGTACGCCGGCAGCATTCAGGGAAGCCGTCGACGCGGGTGCCGATGCCATCTATTGCGGTTTTCGCGACGAAACCAATGCCCGCAATTTCCCCGGTTTGAACTTCACGCGGGAAGAGCTTGTCGCATCAATCGCATATGCTCGGACCAAAGGTGTCCGCACCTTCGTGGCGCTCAATGTTCAACGCCGCGCGCGTCGTCCTGCCGCGCACGCTGACCATTCCCGATA from Rhizobium gallicum bv. gallicum R602sp harbors:
- a CDS encoding UbiD family decarboxylase produces the protein MNTRASAVATFPDLQSFALALERRNLLRRISEPVSLVHEMADIHRRSIEENGPALLFETPIDASGRTKDIPVLVNLFGTRERIELGFGLQAGGLANLGDMLGELHRPTPPKSIREAWDKLPLVQRAMSMRPKRRARSPAQVMIRTAEEVDLSLLPIQWCWPCEPAPLVTWPMVITCCPDDPSDINVGIYRMQVRDQRSLIMRWLDHRGGAKHHRAWQRKGLDMPVTIAIGADPVSILSAVMPLPEGVSEINFAGLLRSARTEVTPALTVPMPIPTNAEIILEGTVSATARAPEGPYGDHTGYYNSVEPFPVMTVSAMTSRRKPFYLSTFTGRPPDEPSRLGEVMADLFVPIVKRQFPEICDLWLPSEACSYRAIVVSIDKRYPGQAKRIMMGLWSMLPQFNYTKLIIVVDPDINVRNWAAVIWALSTRFDAGRDLTVIENTPIDYLDFASPRPGLGTKMGCDATNKIGSETERDWGRVLSMPPDVSARADAIWERAKRDL
- the ubiT gene encoding ubiquinone anaerobic biosynthesis accessory factor UbiT yields the protein MFFRPRLMASLHAVPLPLVQGVSAFLLRQILERHSGLLDRLGAFKETRFAFVPTDLPFCFLVDPARTTIKAFRKRHTIAADATVEGPLALLLALAEGRVDGDAVFFSRRLTVTGDMESVLALRNALDDCDIDVTEMIAKAAGPLRPMLKSLMVSLRKQALTSEGLSWN